One window of Chloroflexus aggregans DSM 9485 genomic DNA carries:
- a CDS encoding dihydrolipoyl dehydrogenase family protein → MKQIVVIGGGPAGVEAAVAAAKGHSQVTLISEGPIGGRTGWDSLLPSKVWLHAAELAGVAEHTAEGVAIGAVHVTPTEVLNRIKQVAQRWSEREAQRLQAAGVKVVHGVAAFHSPHELIVRNDDSQQTLTADAVIIATGSVPRFPPTMKPDGQRIIAPRFASHLNTLPPDMIVIGGGPTGSEFASLFSRLGVKVTWIVGAPGVLPMFDPAAGAALAAAMTAHGATIHQVDVERAERTEGGVVVTTADGATHTAAMAFLAIGRVPDLSRLNLAAAGLEVGANGQLAVDNYGRTVAGHIFVVGDAAGGPMLANRALAQAWIAGRTAAELSAPGYCPHTVVSAVYTVPEIAQVGIVSGGEGELQRVRASYTASLKAYLSDETEGWVELIYDAVNRQIRGGIAVGTHAADMLAPVALAIQTGATIADLAAVFAAYPTLSEVVFAAARAVK, encoded by the coding sequence ATGAAACAGATTGTCGTGATCGGCGGCGGACCGGCTGGAGTTGAGGCTGCCGTTGCCGCTGCAAAGGGTCATTCGCAGGTGACCTTGATCAGTGAAGGACCGATCGGTGGACGTACCGGTTGGGACAGCCTGTTACCAAGTAAAGTATGGTTGCACGCGGCTGAATTGGCCGGTGTTGCCGAGCATACTGCCGAAGGAGTAGCAATTGGCGCCGTCCACGTGACACCAACAGAGGTGCTCAACCGGATCAAGCAGGTGGCTCAACGGTGGAGTGAGCGTGAGGCACAGCGGCTCCAAGCCGCCGGGGTCAAGGTAGTCCACGGGGTAGCTGCATTTCATAGCCCTCACGAGCTAATCGTGCGCAACGACGACTCGCAACAGACATTGACCGCCGATGCAGTGATTATCGCTACCGGTTCGGTACCACGTTTCCCACCGACAATGAAGCCCGATGGCCAGCGGATTATTGCCCCGCGGTTTGCCAGTCATCTGAATACATTGCCGCCGGACATGATCGTGATCGGTGGGGGGCCAACAGGTAGCGAGTTTGCTTCACTCTTTAGCCGGTTGGGGGTCAAAGTGACGTGGATCGTTGGCGCTCCCGGCGTATTGCCGATGTTCGATCCGGCAGCCGGAGCGGCTCTAGCCGCCGCGATGACGGCGCATGGCGCCACGATCCATCAGGTTGATGTGGAACGGGCCGAGCGGACTGAAGGCGGTGTAGTTGTCACTACCGCCGATGGTGCGACCCATACCGCTGCTATGGCTTTCCTTGCGATTGGGCGCGTCCCCGATCTGAGTCGGCTCAATCTTGCTGCGGCCGGTTTGGAAGTTGGTGCTAATGGACAACTCGCGGTTGATAACTATGGCCGTACAGTTGCCGGTCACATTTTTGTCGTGGGTGATGCTGCCGGTGGACCGATGCTGGCGAACCGCGCGCTGGCCCAGGCGTGGATTGCCGGCCGCACAGCAGCGGAACTATCGGCACCTGGCTATTGCCCGCATACCGTGGTCAGCGCCGTCTATACCGTGCCCGAAATTGCGCAAGTGGGGATTGTTTCTGGCGGTGAGGGTGAGTTGCAGCGAGTGCGGGCTTCGTATACGGCTTCGCTCAAGGCCTACCTCAGTGACGAGACCGAAGGGTGGGTTGAGTTGATCTATGATGCGGTGAACCGCCAGATCCGTGGCGGGATTGCAGTTGGCACACACGCAGCGGATATGTTGGCGCCAGTTGCGTTAGCGATCCAAACCGGCGCGACGATCGCTGATCTGGCCGCAGTATTCGCTGCCTATCCCACGTTAAGTGAGGTGGTGTTTGCGGCGGCCCGCGCAGTGAAGTAG